A stretch of the Vicinamibacterales bacterium genome encodes the following:
- a CDS encoding Flp family type IVb pilin — MQLVNTVKSFVRNEEGQDLLEYALLVALIALVAIAAVGAAGGSVSTIFNNIATKLNGTGS, encoded by the coding sequence ATGCAGCTCGTGAACACCGTCAAGTCGTTCGTTCGCAACGAAGAGGGCCAGGACCTGCTCGAGTACGCGTTGCTCGTGGCGTTGATTGCGCTCGTCGCGATCGCCGCCGTCGGCGCCGCCGGCGGAAGCGTGTCGACGATCTTCAACAACATCGCCACCAAGCTGAACGGAACCGGGTCGTAG
- a CDS encoding vWA domain-containing protein, translated as MPAFRQRLADERGYALIYLSITLVVLLIFTGLAVDTGRSYVVKAQLTKAVDGAALAAARALNSGDPRGEAVRIFTANFPPGYFGTLTTSDPTAAAGFFGTSVDPATGVNTVTVSATATLPTTFMQLANYNQVQVNAVGQATRRMVDMSIVLDVSSSIGSQWGAVRDSVRAFVDAFDPKNDRVALLTFGNGATVIDAMSSSRGFNKSKVEADVPGTLPGGSTNMVEGLYRGWDELRSVPSGQQSGLRVIVLFTDGASNSVPGNYDAAPGLGRALRTFDFPKTSPDPDGQTWDNPQITGLYDTATGTASPSVGITVANWNNKCLTASDFNNVNCASTAQYLPLTSYQANHRSSGIPTSFPLISNTLTVDGGAQAAARPLRDQNGVTHRFPAEVWNINNAARNLVEIVSDAARNDNGDYKIRIYTIGMGELVRYNLGTRKEMSEDILKRMANDATSIDFNSGQLEGKYYYAKTAADVGPAFQQLQNQIIRLSK; from the coding sequence ATGCCTGCTTTTCGACAGAGACTCGCCGACGAGCGCGGCTACGCGCTGATCTACCTTTCGATCACGCTCGTCGTCCTGCTCATCTTCACCGGCCTGGCGGTCGACACGGGGCGCTCGTACGTCGTCAAGGCGCAGTTGACCAAGGCGGTCGACGGCGCGGCGCTGGCGGCGGCGCGGGCCCTCAACAGCGGCGATCCTAGGGGCGAGGCCGTGCGCATCTTCACGGCGAACTTCCCGCCGGGATATTTCGGCACCCTGACCACGTCGGATCCGACCGCGGCGGCCGGGTTCTTCGGCACGTCGGTCGATCCGGCGACCGGCGTCAACACAGTGACCGTCTCCGCGACGGCGACGCTGCCGACCACCTTCATGCAGCTCGCCAACTACAACCAGGTGCAGGTCAACGCCGTCGGACAGGCGACGCGCCGCATGGTCGACATGTCGATCGTCCTCGACGTGTCGAGCTCGATCGGCTCGCAGTGGGGCGCGGTTCGCGATTCGGTTCGCGCCTTCGTCGACGCCTTCGACCCGAAGAACGACCGCGTCGCGCTGCTCACCTTCGGCAATGGCGCCACGGTGATCGACGCGATGTCCTCCTCGCGCGGCTTCAACAAGTCGAAGGTCGAGGCCGACGTGCCCGGCACGCTGCCCGGCGGCAGCACGAACATGGTCGAAGGGCTCTACCGCGGCTGGGACGAGCTGCGCTCGGTGCCGAGCGGCCAGCAGTCGGGACTGCGGGTCATCGTGCTCTTCACCGACGGTGCGTCGAACAGCGTGCCCGGCAACTACGACGCCGCGCCCGGACTTGGCCGCGCGCTCCGCACGTTCGACTTCCCGAAGACGTCTCCTGATCCCGACGGCCAGACCTGGGACAACCCGCAGATCACCGGCCTCTACGACACCGCGACCGGCACCGCGAGCCCGTCGGTTGGGATCACCGTGGCGAACTGGAACAACAAGTGCCTGACGGCGTCGGACTTCAACAACGTGAACTGCGCGTCGACGGCACAGTACCTGCCGTTGACCAGCTATCAGGCCAACCATCGCAGCTCCGGGATTCCGACGTCGTTCCCGCTGATCTCGAACACCCTGACGGTGGACGGCGGCGCGCAGGCGGCGGCGAGGCCGCTGCGCGACCAGAACGGCGTGACCCACCGCTTCCCGGCCGAGGTGTGGAACATCAACAACGCGGCGCGCAACCTCGTCGAGATCGTCTCCGACGCCGCGCGCAACGACAACGGCGACTACAAGATCCGCATCTACACGATCGGCATGGGTGAGCTGGTCCGCTACAACCTCGGCACGCGGAAGGAGATGTCGGAGGACATCCTCAAGCGGATGGCCAACGACGCGACCTCGATCGACTTCAACTCGGGCCAGCTGGAAGGAAAGTACTACTACGCCAAGACCGCGGCGGACGTCGGTCCCGCGTTCCAGCAGCTGCAGAATCAGATCATCCGCTTGAGCAAATAG
- the cpaB gene encoding Flp pilus assembly protein CpaB: protein MRNRVFAVLAIAILAGGGLAYGTYNVINGQPVKSAGPAPTQPVIVAASDVPLGAELKADDVKIVNFPKGQAPEGAYERASDVVGRGVIVPLVRNEIVIPAKLASKEAGVGLPPVIPDGMRAVSVRVNEVIGVAGYVLPGTRVDVLATASPTDVHQDTITKVILANVQVVTAGTRMEQDQEKGKPIQVTVVTLLVFPDQAERLALASTEGKIQLALRNPLDKSAPDTPGIRPATLMGVVKAAVPSRTVAANHKSGNPMPVTTATLPAAPAPTVEVIRGDKRTAEVIK, encoded by the coding sequence ATGCGTAACCGAGTCTTTGCCGTTCTTGCGATCGCCATCCTCGCCGGAGGCGGCCTCGCGTACGGCACCTACAATGTGATCAACGGCCAGCCGGTGAAGTCCGCCGGCCCGGCGCCGACGCAGCCGGTCATCGTCGCCGCCTCGGACGTGCCCCTCGGGGCCGAGCTGAAGGCCGACGACGTCAAGATCGTCAATTTCCCCAAGGGACAGGCGCCCGAGGGGGCATACGAACGCGCCTCCGACGTGGTCGGCCGCGGCGTGATCGTGCCGCTCGTCCGGAATGAGATCGTCATCCCGGCCAAGCTCGCGTCCAAGGAAGCGGGCGTCGGCCTGCCGCCGGTGATCCCCGATGGCATGCGGGCGGTGTCGGTCCGCGTCAACGAGGTGATCGGCGTCGCCGGCTACGTGCTGCCCGGCACCCGCGTCGACGTCCTCGCGACCGCCAGCCCCACCGACGTGCACCAGGACACCATCACCAAGGTGATTCTCGCCAACGTGCAGGTGGTGACCGCGGGCACGCGCATGGAGCAGGACCAGGAGAAGGGCAAGCCCATACAGGTGACGGTGGTGACGCTGCTGGTCTTCCCGGATCAGGCCGAACGGCTCGCGCTCGCCAGCACCGAGGGGAAGATTCAGCTCGCGCTGCGCAACCCGCTCGACAAGAGCGCGCCGGACACGCCTGGCATCCGCCCGGCAACCCTGATGGGCGTCGTCAAGGCCGCCGTACCGTCGCGGACAGTGGCCGCGAACCACAAGTCCGGCAACCCCATGCCGGTGACCACGGCGACCCTGCCGGCGGCGCCGGCTCCGACCGTTGAAGTGATTCGCGGCGACAAGCGCACCGCGGAAGTGATCAAGTAG
- a CDS encoding TadE/TadG family type IV pilus assembly protein, whose amino-acid sequence MNGPRREAGQAMVEMAVILPLLVIVVLGVVEVSYALLDQHVVTKLTREGSNLISRDVSLGAAASALKAMSSRPVDFDTHSKVIFSVVRRGATTGTSNFDKDILYERYEYGALSATSVLQTRGSTTFGAPDYQATNPDSDTNLQLTGLPSGLTVGTGSMVYITEVFTKHDLITPFDRFGVTVPNVLYSIAYF is encoded by the coding sequence ATGAACGGACCGCGGCGCGAAGCCGGCCAGGCCATGGTCGAGATGGCGGTGATCCTGCCGCTGCTGGTGATCGTCGTGCTCGGGGTCGTCGAAGTCAGCTACGCACTCCTCGATCAGCACGTGGTCACCAAGCTGACGCGCGAGGGTTCGAACCTCATCTCGCGCGACGTGTCGCTCGGCGCCGCGGCGAGCGCCCTGAAAGCGATGAGCAGCCGGCCGGTCGACTTCGACACGCACTCGAAGGTGATCTTCTCGGTCGTGCGCAGGGGCGCGACGACCGGCACCAGCAACTTCGACAAGGACATTCTCTACGAGCGCTACGAGTACGGCGCTCTCAGCGCGACCAGCGTGCTGCAGACCAGGGGTTCGACGACGTTCGGCGCGCCCGACTACCAGGCGACCAACCCCGATTCGGACACCAACCTGCAGCTGACCGGCCTGCCCAGCGGGCTCACCGTCGGCACCGGCTCGATGGTCTATATCACCGAAGTCTTCACGAAACACGACCTGATCACTCCCTTCGATCGCTTCGGAGTGACAGTGCCGAACGTGCTGTATTCGATCGCCTATTTTTGA
- a CDS encoding TadE/TadG family type IV pilus assembly protein, with the protein MNRRLIARLREARGATLVEAAIVTPLLLLLTFSVVDFGSMFYVYLALENGVSQATRDVVTGATVGSLSREDSIRSDMRSETPTLTIPDSAFTFSHMAVGGTSFVGGAGGPGDIERVTVDYDWQILTPLMRPFFANGTIHFTVQSTMKNESKFQ; encoded by the coding sequence ATGAATCGACGACTGATCGCGCGGTTGCGGGAGGCCCGGGGCGCCACGCTGGTGGAAGCGGCGATCGTGACGCCGCTTCTGCTGCTGTTGACGTTCTCGGTCGTCGATTTCGGATCGATGTTCTACGTCTATCTTGCGCTCGAGAACGGCGTCAGCCAGGCGACGCGCGACGTCGTCACTGGCGCCACCGTCGGGTCGCTCTCGCGCGAGGACTCGATCCGGTCCGACATGCGCAGCGAGACGCCGACCCTGACGATCCCCGATTCGGCCTTCACGTTCTCGCACATGGCGGTCGGCGGCACCTCGTTCGTCGGCGGCGCCGGCGGTCCGGGCGACATCGAACGGGTCACGGTCGACTACGACTGGCAGATCCTGACGCCGCTGATGCGGCCCTTCTTCGCCAACGGCACGATCCACTTCACTGTGCAGTCGACGATGAAGAACGAGAGCAAATTCCAATGA
- a CDS encoding helicase-related protein, with amino-acid sequence MPPLLPPLPPGVAAGRRVTVRDTLWHLQRSVDHLDCRELHLQAADGGTRVLLWPCDRPAPQVDGRALRVLSLRAWARRVAGTLARKIDPRSPRGSFHGEVIPFQLAPVVAVASGASRVLLADEVGLGKTVQAGWIAADLLAREPAARALVAVPAGLREQWVVELRRLFALEVARVDAAWLRAAVADRPADVSPWAAPGIYLGSVDFLKRADVAHSLVQVTWDLLVVDEAHAATAPTDRHAVVAQVADVARCVVIITATPYSGDRNAFTSMLSLGSCGAGGEPLMFRRSRDDVGDGSRRRHRFVTVRVGHAEFRLQRLLERYSREVWREAATDADGARLAMTVLRKRALSSPVAALRSLVRRQELLQGVSSPPRQLTLFDDELDADDTLPEAALAAPGLADTSREGRWLSTLVEAARRAAAADSKARWLGRLLARLGAEPVIVFTEYRDTLRRLAEAIPHARHLHGGLSPGERAAVQRWFNDEGGVLLATDAAAEGLNLQQRCRLLVNYELPWNPARLEQRIGRIDRIGQRRAVHAVSLVARDTAEDLVVAALARRLGRVAATLGQRDRLASLLDEARTARAVITGVTLELPDPAVAEAAPSMPDPPGYPLDTIARSLESGPSGKEQSPGVWMSGLRARGVLRPGAIALVRAAALAEDTPVAERPFLVHVPSVAITRPRTRAEARERGRAVLEIVERVAIDLADVRDWFAGAAALHRQANASRAQRERALLRRTEPRVERQPGLFEGRVLLETGQAVDAAVQRRHEHERRLLALDAAREPRLECRVLGVLLLWR; translated from the coding sequence TTGCCGCCACTGCTGCCGCCGCTGCCACCTGGCGTCGCGGCAGGGCGGCGCGTCACGGTCCGCGACACCCTCTGGCATCTGCAGCGCTCGGTCGATCACCTCGATTGCCGTGAGCTGCACCTTCAGGCCGCCGATGGCGGCACGCGTGTGCTCCTGTGGCCGTGCGATCGGCCGGCGCCGCAAGTGGACGGCCGCGCTCTGCGAGTGCTGTCACTGCGGGCCTGGGCACGGCGGGTCGCGGGGACCCTGGCGAGAAAGATCGACCCACGTTCTCCGCGCGGCAGCTTTCATGGCGAAGTCATTCCCTTTCAGCTCGCGCCAGTCGTCGCGGTGGCGTCGGGCGCGTCGCGCGTGCTGCTGGCTGACGAAGTCGGTCTGGGCAAGACCGTGCAGGCTGGCTGGATCGCGGCCGATCTCCTGGCGCGGGAACCCGCGGCGCGTGCCCTGGTGGCGGTGCCGGCGGGGCTGCGCGAGCAGTGGGTCGTGGAGCTGCGCCGACTCTTCGCGCTCGAGGTGGCGCGGGTCGACGCCGCGTGGCTGCGGGCCGCTGTCGCGGATCGCCCTGCGGACGTCAGCCCCTGGGCCGCACCCGGCATCTATCTCGGCTCGGTCGATTTCCTGAAGCGCGCCGACGTCGCGCACTCGCTGGTCCAGGTCACCTGGGACCTGCTGGTCGTCGACGAGGCCCACGCGGCCACGGCGCCGACCGATCGCCATGCCGTGGTCGCGCAGGTCGCCGACGTCGCCCGGTGCGTGGTCATCATCACCGCCACGCCGTATTCGGGCGATCGGAACGCCTTCACGTCGATGCTGTCACTCGGCTCGTGCGGTGCCGGCGGCGAGCCCCTGATGTTTCGCCGGTCGCGGGACGACGTCGGCGACGGGAGTCGGCGGCGGCACCGTTTCGTCACCGTGCGAGTCGGGCACGCGGAGTTCCGCCTGCAGCGGCTGCTCGAGCGCTACTCGCGCGAGGTATGGCGCGAAGCAGCGACAGACGCCGACGGAGCGCGCCTGGCAATGACAGTCCTGCGCAAACGGGCTCTGTCGTCGCCGGTGGCGGCGCTGCGCTCGCTGGTGCGACGGCAGGAACTCCTGCAGGGCGTTTCCTCGCCGCCTCGTCAACTGACGCTTTTCGACGACGAGCTCGACGCAGACGATACGCTGCCCGAGGCGGCCCTGGCGGCGCCCGGCCTGGCAGATACCTCCCGGGAAGGACGCTGGCTTTCGACACTCGTCGAAGCCGCGCGGCGCGCCGCCGCCGCCGATTCCAAGGCGCGCTGGCTTGGCCGGCTGCTGGCGCGGCTGGGCGCCGAACCTGTCATCGTGTTCACCGAGTACCGCGACACGCTGCGCCGGCTCGCCGAGGCGATCCCCCACGCGCGTCATCTACACGGCGGACTGTCGCCCGGCGAGCGCGCCGCCGTTCAGCGCTGGTTCAACGACGAAGGCGGGGTGCTGCTTGCCACCGATGCGGCTGCGGAGGGCCTCAATCTTCAACAGCGCTGCCGCCTGCTCGTCAACTACGAGCTGCCGTGGAACCCGGCGCGCCTCGAGCAGCGGATCGGCCGGATCGATCGAATCGGCCAGCGCCGGGCGGTCCACGCCGTCAGCCTGGTCGCGCGCGACACGGCGGAGGATCTCGTGGTGGCGGCGCTGGCTCGAAGGCTCGGCCGCGTCGCGGCCACGCTGGGCCAGCGGGATCGTCTCGCATCCCTGCTCGACGAGGCACGCACCGCCCGGGCCGTGATTACGGGCGTCACACTCGAGCTGCCGGACCCGGCGGTAGCCGAGGCCGCCCCATCCATGCCGGACCCGCCCGGCTATCCTCTCGATACGATCGCGCGATCGCTCGAAAGCGGCCCCAGTGGGAAGGAGCAGTCGCCAGGCGTCTGGATGTCAGGGCTCCGGGCACGCGGCGTCCTGCGGCCAGGGGCGATCGCCCTCGTCCGCGCTGCCGCGCTCGCCGAAGACACGCCAGTTGCCGAACGCCCGTTCCTGGTGCACGTCCCCAGCGTGGCGATCACGAGGCCGCGCACCCGCGCGGAGGCCCGGGAACGCGGACGCGCGGTGCTGGAGATCGTCGAGCGTGTCGCGATCGACCTCGCCGACGTCCGCGACTGGTTCGCCGGCGCGGCGGCTCTCCATCGTCAGGCGAACGCGTCCCGAGCCCAGCGCGAGCGTGCGCTGCTCCGCCGCACCGAACCGCGCGTCGAGCGGCAGCCCGGCCTGTTCGAGGGCCGTGTGCTTCTCGAGACCGGGCAGGCCGTCGACGCCGCCGTGCAACGACGGCACGAACACGAGCGGCGCCTGCTGGCGCTCGATGCGGCACGCGAGCCTCGACTCGAATGCAGGGTCCTCGGAGTGCTGCTCCTATGGCGCTGA
- a CDS encoding Flp family type IVb pilin codes for MPSPRAVEELLRIANRSSLKSDEGQDLLEYGLLVALIALVAVGAVATVGQTIYTVFWKSIEAAF; via the coding sequence ATGCCGTCACCACGCGCCGTTGAAGAACTGCTGCGGATCGCCAATCGCAGCTCGCTGAAATCCGATGAAGGGCAGGACCTGCTCGAGTACGGCCTGCTCGTCGCCCTGATCGCGCTCGTCGCGGTCGGCGCGGTCGCTACCGTCGGTCAAACGATTTATACGGTGTTCTGGAAGAGCATCGAGGCGGCATTCTGA
- a CDS encoding AAA family ATPase, whose product MAQLTAQIVSFDDGFKRRIAALLRTSGVPVGIVEGRAPEGAGPELVVVDIRADASSGLAAIERLRAAAAGLAIFAVAGAAEPELILQAMRAGANEFFPWSAIDGASGTAASEEPFHGAVRRSAARREAATAHTKPPSVTHSFLGAKGGAGTTTVAVNCGVELARLTKRPTVVVDFKTCLGEVALFLGVRPRFTVLDAIENLHRLDKDFLKELVARHKSGLDILAGSEQFDRPNSQDAGAVEELLRVLTRTYDYVVIDAGNVITACVAAALYASDSIFLVTNPDVPSIRNAQRLVERVRQLGAGSERIKVLLNRISEQHLIAPKQIETALGYGIHHSFTSDYRTVSTALNSGVPLAMTNHSELAAQFDSFTRQLVGLAEEAKPEPEKRRVFLGMF is encoded by the coding sequence ATGGCCCAACTCACCGCGCAGATTGTCAGCTTCGACGACGGATTCAAACGGCGTATCGCAGCGCTGCTGCGCACGTCCGGCGTCCCGGTCGGCATCGTCGAGGGGCGCGCCCCGGAGGGCGCCGGCCCGGAGCTGGTCGTCGTCGACATCCGAGCCGACGCTTCCTCGGGCCTCGCGGCGATCGAACGCCTGCGCGCCGCCGCCGCCGGGCTCGCGATCTTCGCGGTTGCCGGCGCGGCGGAACCGGAGCTCATCCTGCAGGCGATGCGCGCCGGCGCCAACGAGTTCTTCCCCTGGAGCGCGATCGACGGGGCCAGCGGCACGGCCGCCTCGGAGGAGCCGTTCCACGGCGCGGTGCGCCGGTCGGCGGCGCGCCGCGAGGCGGCCACCGCGCACACCAAGCCGCCGAGCGTCACGCATTCGTTCCTCGGCGCGAAGGGAGGCGCCGGCACGACCACGGTGGCGGTCAACTGCGGCGTCGAACTGGCCCGGCTGACCAAGCGTCCGACCGTCGTCGTCGACTTCAAGACGTGCCTCGGCGAAGTGGCGCTCTTCCTGGGCGTCCGGCCGCGGTTCACCGTGCTCGACGCGATCGAGAACCTGCACCGTCTCGACAAGGACTTTCTCAAGGAGCTCGTCGCCCGGCACAAGTCCGGGCTCGACATCCTGGCCGGCTCCGAGCAGTTCGATCGTCCCAACTCGCAGGACGCCGGCGCCGTCGAGGAGCTGCTCCGCGTCCTGACCCGGACCTACGACTACGTGGTGATCGACGCCGGCAACGTGATCACCGCCTGCGTCGCGGCGGCGCTCTACGCCAGCGACTCGATCTTCCTGGTCACCAATCCCGACGTGCCGTCGATCCGCAACGCGCAGCGGCTGGTCGAGCGGGTGCGTCAGCTCGGCGCCGGCAGCGAGCGGATCAAGGTGCTGCTCAACCGCATCTCGGAACAGCATCTGATCGCGCCCAAGCAGATCGAGACGGCGCTCGGCTACGGGATCCACCACTCGTTCACGAGTGACTATCGCACGGTGTCGACCGCCCTCAACTCGGGGGTGCCGCTGGCGATGACCAACCACAGCGAGCTGGCGGCGCAGTTCGACAGCTTCACCCGGCAGCTGGTCGGCCTCGCCGAGGAAGCGAAGCCGGAGCCGGAAAAACGGCGCGTCTTCCTCGGCATGTTCTGA
- a CDS encoding type II and III secretion system protein family protein — translation MEAVRRTAARVTALALYIIVILVATPQAQQPVAFSGSPNGIVAGPPALASDPTAIDLLVGRSTILNVGSPIARVSLTVADVADALVTSPQQLLIHGKTPGTISLFVWDRSGGIKTYEVNVRRDLKQLVEQMTNLFPGEPITVAGSGKDVVLSGTVTSKYVIDKAADVASGYVEKKENVVNLLKQQEGIASNQVMLRVRFAEVSRSALQEIGVNLFTGPTGYKDVIARTTTQQFSAPGLNDLTRTADTNNTLTGASGSLSLSDLLNVFVFSNKYNVGLVVRALQEHGVFQSLAEPNLISSNGKEASFLAGGEYPYPIVQPGSGGNAVTIQFKEYGVRLTFTPTVLNGDLISLKVKPEVSSLDFGNGLTLSGFRVPALSTRRTETELELQDGQTFAIAGLMNNNVSSTMSKIPGIGDIPILGYLFKSRAYQKQQTELVVMITPTIVRRGSTGVSEGLPNLVEPFINAPSKPMPPPPPYTGSPRYPTTQQPSKPGGAPHGEPTASSQAQAQTLPAPPPPPAVAAAPQGAAALPTAAPVAAAQTPPDPPAPLTKQDREKVKHEEAAARKAAEVQKAADKKVAQQKAADDKKAAADKVAADKKAAADKADADKKTAQDKTDADKKAAAEVKKQEKAVADAAVRLRDAQTAYEKTKGQNQNDK, via the coding sequence ATGGAAGCGGTTCGACGGACGGCGGCGCGCGTGACGGCGCTGGCCCTGTACATCATCGTCATTCTGGTGGCAACGCCGCAGGCGCAGCAGCCGGTGGCGTTCAGCGGATCGCCGAACGGGATCGTCGCTGGCCCGCCGGCCCTCGCCAGCGACCCGACCGCGATCGATCTGCTGGTCGGACGCTCCACGATCCTGAACGTCGGCTCGCCGATCGCCAGGGTGTCGCTGACCGTCGCGGACGTCGCCGACGCGCTGGTGACCTCGCCGCAGCAGCTGCTGATCCACGGCAAGACGCCCGGCACGATCTCGCTCTTCGTCTGGGACCGCTCCGGCGGCATCAAGACCTACGAGGTCAACGTCCGCCGCGATCTGAAGCAGCTCGTCGAGCAGATGACCAACCTCTTCCCGGGTGAGCCGATCACCGTCGCCGGGAGTGGCAAGGACGTCGTGCTGTCGGGCACCGTCACCAGCAAGTACGTCATCGACAAGGCTGCCGACGTCGCGTCCGGCTACGTCGAAAAGAAGGAGAACGTCGTCAACCTGCTGAAGCAGCAGGAGGGCATCGCCTCCAATCAGGTGATGCTGCGCGTCCGCTTCGCCGAAGTCAGCCGCAGCGCCCTGCAGGAGATCGGCGTCAACCTGTTCACCGGGCCCACCGGCTACAAGGACGTCATCGCGCGCACGACCACGCAGCAGTTCTCCGCGCCGGGCCTCAACGACCTGACGCGCACCGCCGATACGAACAACACCCTGACCGGCGCCAGCGGCTCGCTGTCGCTGAGCGACCTCCTCAACGTCTTCGTGTTCTCCAACAAGTACAACGTCGGCCTGGTCGTCCGCGCGCTGCAGGAACACGGCGTGTTCCAGAGCCTGGCGGAGCCGAACCTGATTTCGAGCAACGGCAAGGAAGCGAGCTTCCTGGCGGGCGGCGAGTATCCGTATCCGATCGTCCAGCCCGGCAGCGGCGGCAACGCGGTGACGATTCAGTTCAAGGAGTACGGCGTCCGGCTCACCTTCACGCCGACCGTGCTCAACGGCGACCTGATCAGCCTCAAGGTCAAGCCGGAGGTCAGCTCGCTCGACTTCGGGAACGGTCTGACGCTGAGCGGCTTCCGGGTGCCGGCGCTCTCCACGCGCCGCACCGAGACCGAGCTCGAGCTGCAGGACGGCCAGACCTTCGCCATCGCCGGCCTGATGAACAACAACGTCTCGTCGACGATGTCGAAGATTCCGGGCATCGGCGACATTCCGATTCTCGGCTACCTGTTCAAGAGCCGCGCCTACCAGAAGCAGCAGACCGAGCTCGTCGTGATGATCACGCCGACGATCGTGCGCCGCGGTTCGACGGGCGTCTCGGAAGGCCTGCCGAACCTGGTCGAGCCGTTCATCAATGCGCCGTCGAAGCCGATGCCGCCGCCGCCGCCCTACACCGGCTCGCCGCGCTATCCGACGACGCAGCAGCCGAGCAAGCCCGGCGGCGCCCCGCATGGCGAGCCGACGGCGTCGTCGCAGGCGCAGGCGCAGACCCTGCCGGCCCCGCCGCCGCCGCCCGCAGTCGCGGCCGCCCCGCAGGGTGCCGCCGCGCTGCCGACAGCCGCGCCCGTCGCGGCCGCGCAGACACCGCCCGACCCGCCGGCGCCGCTGACGAAGCAGGACCGCGAGAAGGTCAAGCACGAGGAGGCGGCCGCCCGCAAGGCTGCCGAAGTACAGAAAGCGGCCGACAAGAAGGTTGCGCAGCAGAAGGCCGCCGACGACAAGAAAGCCGCGGCGGACAAGGTGGCGGCCGACAAGAAGGCCGCCGCCGACAAGGCGGACGCCGACAAGAAGACGGCGCAGGACAAGACCGACGCCGACAAGAAGGCGGCCGCCGAGGTCAAGAAGCAGGAGAAGGCCGTCGCCGATGCGGCGGTGCGGCTGCGTGACGCCCAGACGGCCTACGAGAAGACCAAGGGCCAGAACCAGAACGACAAGTAA
- a CDS encoding A24 family peptidase → MAAIAIGVAAAVVIDVRTRRIPNWLTGALAGAGFGIAFGGGAVTPMQAALGLLVGLAVMLPMHVLGATGPGDVKLVAAIGSLVGPARGLRVGLYTAVAGGAIALIVAARRGLLVDTFMGASQLVTAPAGAREIVTAPSRGNQFAYAPAVAVGTFVALVVG, encoded by the coding sequence ATGGCCGCCATCGCAATCGGAGTCGCCGCCGCCGTCGTCATCGACGTGCGGACGCGCCGGATTCCCAACTGGCTCACCGGCGCGCTCGCCGGAGCGGGATTCGGCATCGCGTTCGGCGGCGGCGCCGTCACGCCGATGCAGGCGGCTCTTGGTCTGCTGGTCGGCCTGGCGGTGATGCTGCCGATGCACGTCCTCGGCGCCACCGGCCCCGGCGACGTGAAGCTGGTGGCCGCGATTGGATCGCTGGTCGGTCCCGCGAGGGGACTGCGTGTCGGGCTGTATACGGCGGTCGCCGGCGGTGCGATTGCCCTGATCGTGGCGGCGCGACGGGGTCTGCTCGTCGACACCTTTATGGGCGCCAGCCAGCTCGTAACCGCGCCCGCCGGCGCTCGGGAGATCGTCACCGCGCCGTCGCGCGGAAACCAGTTCGCCTACGCGCCGGCTGTTGCCGTGGGCACGTTCGTGGCTCTGGTCGTCGGTTGA